In one window of Cupriavidus necator N-1 DNA:
- a CDS encoding NAD(P)(+) transhydrogenase (Re/Si-specific) subunit beta: MTGLVSMNLVTLLYLVASVCFIQALKGLSHPASARKGNAFGMIGMAIAVVTTLVLIIKLKNEFLAAGTAQSSVGTGLALIFAALVVGGGIGAYVAKKVQMTKMPELVAAMHSLIGLAAVFIAVAAVAEPAAFGISPAGSHLIPLGNRIELFIGCFVGAITFSGSVIAFGKLAGRYKFRLFQGAPVVFAGQHWLNLLLAVAMVGFGVIFFLSQDWLPFLIMLAIAFVLGVLIIIPIGGADMPVVVSMLNSYSGWAAAGIGFSLNNPMLIIAGSLVGSSGAILSYIMCRAMNRSFFNVLLGGFGGATAAAATGDQQQRPVKSGSADDAAFLMGNAETVIIVPGYGLAVARAQHALKELTEKLAEKGVTVKYAIHPVAGRMPGHMNVLLAEAEVPYDQVFEMEDINSEFGQADVVLVLGANDVVNPAAKNDPQSPIAGMPILEAYKAKTIIVNKRSMAAGYAGLDNELFYMDKTMMVFGDAKKVVEDMFKAVD, translated from the coding sequence ATGACCGGTCTTGTCAGCATGAACCTCGTCACCCTGCTCTACCTGGTGGCCTCAGTCTGCTTTATCCAGGCGCTCAAGGGCCTGTCGCACCCGGCCTCGGCGCGCAAGGGCAATGCCTTCGGCATGATCGGCATGGCCATTGCCGTGGTGACCACGCTGGTCCTGATCATCAAGCTGAAGAATGAATTCCTCGCGGCGGGCACGGCCCAGTCGTCGGTGGGCACGGGCCTGGCGCTGATCTTCGCCGCGCTCGTGGTCGGCGGCGGCATCGGTGCCTACGTGGCGAAGAAAGTGCAGATGACCAAGATGCCCGAGCTGGTCGCGGCGATGCACTCGCTGATCGGCCTGGCCGCGGTGTTCATCGCGGTGGCGGCAGTGGCCGAGCCGGCGGCGTTCGGCATCAGCCCGGCAGGCTCGCACCTGATCCCGCTGGGCAACCGCATCGAGCTCTTCATCGGCTGCTTCGTCGGCGCGATTACGTTCTCGGGCTCGGTGATCGCCTTCGGCAAGCTGGCCGGGCGCTACAAGTTCCGCCTGTTCCAGGGCGCGCCGGTGGTGTTCGCCGGCCAGCACTGGCTGAACCTGCTGCTGGCGGTGGCAATGGTGGGCTTCGGCGTCATCTTCTTCCTGTCGCAGGACTGGCTGCCGTTCCTGATCATGCTGGCGATCGCCTTCGTGCTGGGCGTGCTGATCATCATCCCGATCGGCGGCGCCGACATGCCGGTGGTGGTGTCGATGCTGAACTCGTACTCGGGCTGGGCAGCGGCGGGCATCGGCTTCTCGCTGAACAACCCGATGCTGATCATCGCTGGCTCGCTGGTGGGCTCCTCCGGTGCGATCCTGTCGTACATCATGTGCCGGGCGATGAACCGGTCGTTCTTCAACGTGCTGCTGGGCGGTTTCGGCGGCGCGACGGCGGCGGCGGCGACGGGCGATCAGCAGCAGCGCCCGGTCAAGTCGGGTTCCGCCGACGATGCCGCGTTCCTGATGGGCAATGCGGAGACGGTCATCATCGTGCCGGGCTATGGCCTGGCCGTGGCGCGCGCCCAACACGCGCTCAAGGAACTGACCGAGAAGCTGGCGGAAAAGGGCGTGACCGTGAAGTACGCGATCCACCCGGTGGCGGGCCGCATGCCGGGCCATATGAACGTGCTGCTGGCCGAGGCCGAGGTGCCGTACGACCAGGTCTTCGAGATGGAAGACATCAACAGCGAGTTCGGCCAGGCCGACGTGGTGCTGGTGCTGGGCGCCAACGACGTGGTCAACCCGGCTGCCAAGAACGACCCCCAGTCGCCGATTGCCGGCATGCCGATCCTGGAGGCCTACAAGGCCAAGACCATCATCGTCAATAAGCGCTCCATGGCCGCCGGCTACGCCGGGCTGGACAACGAGCTGTTCTACATGGACAAGACCATGATGGTGTTCGGCGACGCCAAGAAGGTGGTCGAAGACATGTTCAAGGCGGTCGACTAA
- a CDS encoding NAD(P) transhydrogenase subunit alpha produces the protein MEMVNHTVINLIIFVLAIYVGYHVVWTVTPALHTPLMAVTNAISAIIIVGAMLAAGLTEGGVGRVMGTLAVALAAVNVFGGFLVTQRMLEMFKKKEPKAKAPEAKPALAREGA, from the coding sequence ATGGAGATGGTGAACCACACGGTGATCAACCTGATCATCTTCGTGCTGGCGATCTACGTGGGTTACCACGTGGTCTGGACGGTTACGCCAGCCCTGCATACACCCCTGATGGCGGTGACCAACGCGATCTCGGCGATCATCATCGTCGGCGCCATGCTCGCCGCGGGCCTGACCGAAGGCGGGGTCGGGCGCGTGATGGGCACGCTGGCAGTGGCACTGGCCGCGGTCAATGTGTTCGGCGGCTTCCTGGTCACCCAGCGCATGCTGGAGATGTTCAAGAAGAAGGAACCGAAGGCCAAGGCGCCTGAGGCCAAGCCGGCGCTGGCCAGGGAGGGCGCGTGA
- a CDS encoding response regulator gives MTFNPHDRNLSVFHHPVLTVLVDDSKSFIDSLAFQMDASRAVITFTDPREALQWIREAYATRFPGFLPVRVTHDDLTFLTERRTVQLDIDRIYRQIHDFKRFLQPGVVVVDYSMPQMDGLEFCQALQDLPCKTILLTGTADESIAVQGFNHGLIDRYVKKHESNMVERLDQEIEAMQQAYFATLSRTLRELLTRHSFSFLSDPAITERVRQLIARYGFVEYYLYPNPAGILLLTAQGHATLMVIETRAGLMSQVESAEAYDAPAALIEGLREGRLVPFFWPGNGMYTPACVDWEQYCLPAERCEGNEEFIYALFDLPRHLLQEPVVSLQGFLADFSRNPDALTGRKRP, from the coding sequence ATGACCTTCAACCCGCACGACAGGAACCTGTCGGTCTTCCATCACCCGGTCCTGACCGTCCTGGTCGATGACAGCAAGTCGTTCATCGACAGCCTGGCGTTCCAGATGGATGCCTCGCGCGCGGTGATCACCTTCACCGATCCGCGTGAAGCGCTGCAATGGATCCGCGAGGCCTATGCCACCCGCTTCCCGGGCTTCCTGCCGGTGCGCGTGACGCACGACGACCTGACCTTCCTGACCGAGCGGCGCACCGTGCAGCTCGACATCGACCGCATCTACCGCCAGATACACGACTTCAAGCGCTTCCTGCAGCCGGGCGTGGTGGTGGTCGACTATTCGATGCCGCAGATGGACGGGCTGGAATTCTGCCAGGCGCTGCAGGACCTGCCCTGCAAGACCATCCTGCTGACCGGCACCGCCGACGAGAGCATCGCCGTGCAAGGCTTCAACCACGGGCTGATCGACCGCTACGTGAAGAAGCATGAAAGCAATATGGTCGAGCGGCTGGACCAGGAAATCGAGGCCATGCAGCAGGCGTACTTCGCCACGCTGTCGCGCACGCTGCGCGAGCTGCTGACGCGGCATTCGTTCTCATTCCTGTCCGATCCGGCCATCACCGAGCGCGTGCGCCAGCTCATCGCGCGCTATGGCTTTGTCGAGTACTACCTGTACCCCAACCCGGCCGGCATCCTGCTGCTGACCGCGCAGGGCCACGCCACGCTGATGGTGATCGAGACCCGCGCCGGGCTGATGAGCCAGGTGGAGTCGGCCGAAGCCTACGACGCCCCCGCGGCACTGATCGAAGGCCTGCGCGAAGGCCGGCTGGTGCCGTTCTTCTGGCCCGGCAACGGCATGTACACGCCGGCGTGCGTGGACTGGGAACAATACTGCCTGCCGGCAGAGCGCTGCGAAGGCAATGAAGAATTCATCTATGCGCTGTTCGACCTGCCGCGCCACCTGCTGCAGGAGCCGGTGGTCAGCCTGCAGGGCTTCCTGGCGGACTTCAGCCGCAATCCGGATGCACTGACGGGGCGCAAGCGCCCCTGA
- a CDS encoding glutamate-5-semialdehyde dehydrogenase has product MNELDLNQYMDRVGRQARAASRAMARASTADKNRALLTIAAAIRRDADKLKAVNARDVERARANGQDAAFIDRLTLSDKAIATMAAGLEQIAALADPIGEISNMKFRPTGIQVGQMRVPLGVIGIIYESRPNVTIDAAALCLKSGNATILRGGSEAIESNTALAALVAEGLSAAGLPSEAVQVIETTDRAAVGRLITMTEYVDVIVPRGGKSLIARLMEEARVPMIKHLDGICHVYIDAAADLDKAVRVCDNAKTQRYAPCNTMETLLVSQDIAAAALPPLCRIYQEKGVELRVCPATRATLEAAGFTGLVDAAEEDWRLEYLAPILAIKTVAGLDEAVAHINEYGSHHTDSIITENYSAGMRFIREVDSASVMINASTRFADGFEYGLGAEIGISNDKLHARGPVGLEGLTSLKYVVFGHGEIRT; this is encoded by the coding sequence ATGAACGAGCTCGACCTCAACCAATACATGGACCGCGTCGGCCGCCAGGCCCGCGCCGCGTCGCGCGCCATGGCGCGTGCCTCCACGGCCGACAAGAACCGCGCGCTGCTGACCATCGCCGCTGCCATCCGCCGCGATGCCGACAAGCTCAAGGCGGTCAACGCGCGTGACGTTGAACGCGCCCGCGCCAACGGCCAGGACGCCGCCTTTATCGATCGCCTGACGCTGTCGGACAAGGCCATCGCCACCATGGCCGCGGGCCTGGAGCAGATCGCCGCCCTGGCCGACCCGATCGGCGAGATCTCGAACATGAAGTTCCGCCCGACCGGCATCCAGGTCGGCCAGATGCGCGTGCCGCTGGGCGTGATCGGCATCATCTACGAGTCGCGCCCGAACGTGACCATCGACGCCGCGGCGCTGTGCCTGAAGTCGGGCAACGCCACCATCCTGCGCGGCGGTTCCGAAGCAATCGAATCCAACACCGCGCTGGCGGCGCTGGTGGCCGAGGGCCTGTCCGCGGCCGGGCTGCCGTCCGAGGCGGTGCAGGTGATCGAGACTACTGACCGCGCTGCCGTGGGCCGGCTGATCACGATGACCGAATACGTCGACGTGATCGTGCCGCGCGGCGGCAAGAGCCTGATCGCGCGGCTGATGGAAGAAGCGCGCGTGCCGATGATCAAGCACCTGGACGGCATCTGCCACGTCTATATCGACGCCGCTGCCGACCTGGACAAGGCCGTGCGCGTCTGCGACAACGCCAAGACGCAGCGCTATGCGCCGTGCAACACCATGGAGACGCTGCTGGTGTCGCAGGACATCGCCGCCGCCGCGCTGCCGCCGCTGTGCCGCATCTACCAGGAGAAGGGCGTCGAACTGCGCGTGTGCCCGGCCACCCGCGCCACGCTGGAAGCGGCGGGCTTCACCGGCCTGGTCGATGCCGCGGAGGAAGACTGGCGCCTGGAATACCTGGCCCCGATCCTCGCCATCAAGACCGTGGCCGGACTGGACGAGGCCGTCGCCCATATCAACGAATACGGCTCGCACCATACCGATTCGATCATCACCGAGAACTACTCGGCGGGCATGCGCTTTATCCGCGAGGTCGATTCGGCCAGCGTGATGATCAATGCCTCGACGCGCTTTGCCGATGGCTTCGAGTACGGCCTGGGCGCGGAAATCGGCATCTCCAACGACAAGCTGCATGCACGCGGCCCGGTCGGGCTGGAAGGGCTGACGTCGCTGAAGTACGTGGTATTCGGGCACGGCGAGATCCGCACCTGA
- a CDS encoding THUMP domain-containing class I SAM-dependent RNA methyltransferase, with product MTQAFFAPCPRGLESALAEELREIAAMPGMAALAPFTVHQEVPGGVNFSGEMAAAYAVNLHSRIASRVLMRVAARGYRHEDDIYTLARGVRWEQWFSPDESLRVDITSHKSPLRSLNFTALRVKDGVCDALRERVGARPSVDTASPDVRIYAHLTEHDCTLYLDTTGEPLFKRGWRTEKGEAPLKENLAAGILRLAGWVPGQTFRPFYDPMCGSGTFLIEAAQVALGIAPGGSRSFAFEWLKGMDTKAWQKLKSDAQRVRMLASADELQVVGSDISTDMLAITRANWERAGLPGEARTKQVDARFVQPPFEEPGLLLMNPPYGERIAVRGQRRLPEEEMPRDEVEEAAANQFASAFATTLKQHFAGWQAWVFTGDMGFPRRLRLKESRRTPLYNGNIECRLFRFDMVRGANRVPQAD from the coding sequence ATGACCCAAGCCTTCTTTGCCCCTTGCCCGCGCGGCCTGGAGAGCGCGCTCGCCGAAGAACTGCGCGAGATCGCCGCGATGCCGGGCATGGCCGCGCTGGCGCCGTTCACGGTGCACCAGGAAGTGCCGGGCGGCGTCAATTTCTCGGGCGAGATGGCCGCCGCCTATGCGGTCAACCTGCATTCGCGCATTGCCAGCCGGGTGCTGATGCGCGTGGCGGCGCGCGGCTACCGGCATGAGGACGACATCTATACGCTGGCGCGCGGCGTGCGCTGGGAGCAGTGGTTTTCGCCCGATGAATCGCTGCGTGTGGACATCACGTCGCACAAGTCGCCGCTGCGCAGCCTGAATTTCACCGCGCTGCGCGTCAAGGACGGGGTCTGCGATGCCCTGCGCGAGCGCGTGGGCGCGCGCCCGAGCGTCGATACCGCCAGCCCGGATGTGCGCATTTATGCCCATCTAACCGAGCATGACTGCACGCTGTACCTCGACACCACCGGCGAGCCGCTGTTCAAGCGCGGCTGGCGCACCGAGAAGGGCGAGGCGCCGCTGAAGGAAAACCTGGCCGCCGGCATCCTGCGCCTGGCGGGCTGGGTGCCGGGCCAGACCTTCCGGCCTTTCTACGACCCGATGTGCGGCAGCGGCACCTTCCTGATCGAGGCCGCGCAGGTGGCGCTGGGCATCGCGCCGGGCGGCAGCCGCAGCTTTGCCTTCGAATGGCTCAAGGGCATGGACACCAAGGCCTGGCAGAAGCTCAAGTCGGACGCGCAGCGCGTCCGCATGCTGGCCTCGGCCGATGAACTGCAGGTGGTGGGTTCGGACATCTCCACTGACATGCTGGCCATCACGCGCGCCAACTGGGAGCGTGCCGGCCTGCCGGGCGAGGCGCGCACCAAGCAGGTGGACGCGCGCTTCGTGCAGCCGCCTTTTGAAGAGCCGGGTTTGCTGTTGATGAATCCCCCGTACGGCGAGCGCATCGCGGTGCGTGGCCAGCGCCGCCTGCCAGAGGAAGAGATGCCGCGCGACGAGGTGGAGGAGGCCGCCGCCAACCAGTTCGCCAGTGCCTTTGCCACCACGCTCAAGCAGCATTTCGCGGGCTGGCAGGCGTGGGTGTTTACCGGCGACATGGGTTTCCCGCGCCGGCTGCGGCTCAAGGAGTCGCGCCGCACGCCGCTCTACAACGGCAATATCGAATGCCGGCTGTTCCGCTTCGACATGGTGCGCGGCGCCAACCGGGTGCCGCAGGCGGACTGA
- the panD gene encoding aspartate 1-decarboxylase yields MQRIMLRAKLHRVTVTQADLNYEGSCGIDQDLLDAADMKEFEKIELYNVNNGERFSTYIIKGERGSGEISLNGAAARRAHLGDQLIICTYAPMSDEEIAAYKPKVILVNENNGIKEIKKF; encoded by the coding sequence ATGCAACGCATCATGCTCCGCGCCAAGCTCCACCGCGTCACCGTGACGCAGGCGGACCTCAACTACGAGGGTTCGTGCGGCATCGATCAGGACCTGCTGGACGCTGCCGACATGAAGGAGTTCGAGAAGATCGAGCTGTACAACGTGAACAACGGCGAGCGCTTCTCCACCTACATCATCAAGGGCGAGCGCGGCAGCGGCGAGATCTCGCTGAACGGCGCCGCGGCGCGCCGCGCGCACCTGGGCGACCAGCTGATCATCTGCACCTACGCGCCGATGAGCGACGAGGAGATCGCCGCCTACAAGCCCAAGGTCATCCTGGTGAACGAGAACAACGGCATCAAGGAAATCAAGAAGTTCTGA
- a CDS encoding CopD family protein: MLWVKALHIVFVVSWFAGLFYLPRIFVNLAMETDAASTQRLLLMARKLFRFMTMLAVPAVVFGLWLYLGYGIGRGAGQGWMHAKLALVLVLIGYHHGCGVLLRKFEAGRNTRSHKFYRWFNELPVLVLLAVVILVVVKPF, translated from the coding sequence ATGCTCTGGGTCAAAGCGCTGCATATTGTCTTCGTGGTCTCGTGGTTCGCCGGCCTGTTCTACCTGCCGCGCATCTTCGTCAACCTGGCCATGGAAACCGACGCCGCCAGCACACAGCGCCTGTTGCTGATGGCGCGCAAGCTGTTTCGCTTCATGACCATGCTGGCGGTGCCGGCGGTGGTGTTCGGGCTGTGGCTGTACCTGGGCTACGGCATCGGCCGCGGCGCGGGGCAGGGCTGGATGCATGCCAAGCTGGCGCTGGTGCTGGTGCTGATCGGCTACCACCACGGCTGCGGCGTGCTGCTGCGCAAGTTCGAGGCGGGGCGCAATACGCGCTCGCACAAGTTTTATCGCTGGTTCAATGAGCTGCCGGTGCTGGTGCTGCTGGCGGTGGTGATCCTGGTGGTCGTCAAGCCGTTCTGA
- a CDS encoding 2-hydroxychromene-2-carboxylate isomerase: MSKLVDYYLTPQSPFVYLGHARFAAIAERHGAQVNLKPCDLGKVFSVSGGLPLSQRPPQRQAYRLVELARWSEFLDLPLHPQPTFFPVSGDAASKLIIAAQLAHGTARAMQLTGAIGAAVWAQQRNIADAATLAQIADEAGLDGASLLKASEAQSVQAAYAQNTQDAISAGVFGAPWYVHDGQPFWGQDRLDFLERALAAA, from the coding sequence ATGAGCAAGCTGGTTGACTATTACCTGACGCCGCAGTCGCCGTTCGTCTACCTGGGCCATGCGCGCTTTGCCGCCATCGCCGAACGCCATGGCGCGCAGGTGAACCTGAAGCCGTGCGACCTGGGTAAGGTGTTTTCCGTCTCCGGCGGGCTGCCGCTGTCGCAGCGCCCGCCCCAGCGCCAGGCCTACCGCCTGGTGGAGCTGGCGCGCTGGAGCGAATTCCTGGACCTGCCGCTGCATCCGCAGCCGACGTTCTTCCCGGTATCGGGCGACGCGGCCAGCAAGCTGATCATCGCCGCGCAGCTGGCGCACGGCACCGCCCGCGCGATGCAGCTGACCGGCGCCATTGGCGCGGCAGTCTGGGCGCAGCAGCGCAATATCGCCGATGCCGCCACGCTGGCGCAGATCGCCGACGAGGCCGGCTTGGACGGCGCCAGCCTGCTCAAGGCCAGCGAGGCGCAGTCGGTGCAGGCGGCCTATGCGCAGAACACCCAGGACGCGATTTCGGCCGGCGTATTCGGCGCGCCGTGGTACGTCCATGACGGCCAGCCCTTCTGGGGCCAGGACCGGCTGGATTTCCTCGAGCGCGCCCTGGCGGCGGCTTGA